A window of Streptomyces sp. NBC_01689 genomic DNA:
ACGTCGGGCCCCGCGAGGAGCCTGGTCGCCTCGATGCCGTCGAGGACCGGCATCCGGATGTCCATGACCGCCACGTCCGGGCGCAGCCGGCGTGCGGAGTCCACCGCAGTGCGGCCGTCCGCGGCCTCCCCGACGACGTCCAGGTCCGGCTGCGCGCCGAAGATGGTGACGTATCCGGTGCGGACCAGTTCCTGGTCCTCGCAGACGAGGACACGGATCGGAGCGTCGACGGCTGTCATACGGGCTCTTTCGAGGGAATGCGGGCGTGGACACGGAATCCGCCGTCCGGGCGGGTACCCGACAGCAGCTCGCCGCCGAACACCCCGACCCGTTCACGCAGCCCGAGCAGCCCGTGCCCGCCACCCCGGACGAGCGGTCCGGACCGGGGTGAGCCGGACGCGGCGGGCCCGGCAGGCGCGGCGGGCGTTCCCTCGGTGGTGACCTCGACCTCTATCTCCGCCCGTCCGTAACGGACTTGGACGTCCGTGCGGTGGCCGGGGGCGTGCTTGAGCGCGTTGGTCAGGGTCTCCTGCACCACGCGGTAGGCGGCCAGTTCCACGGCGGTGGCCAGGGGACGCCGCTCCCCCGACTCGGTCAGCCGCACGGGCTGTCCCGCCGCTCGGGTCTGCTCCACCAGATCGCCCAGCCTTCCGAGGGCCGGCGTCCGGCGTCCCGCGGGCCCACCGTCCGCGGCGCCGCCGTTCGCGGAACCACCGTCCGTGGCGCCACCGTCCGTGGCGCCACCGTCCGTGGCGCCACCGTCCGTGGCGCCACCGTCCGTGGCGCCGCCGTCGGCGGGCGCACCGCCGGACGCCTTGAGGACGCCGAGCAGATCCTGAAGATCCGTCAGGGCGTGGCGGCCGGAGTCACTGATCGCTTCCAGACCCACGGCCACCCGGTCAGGAGCGTCGGCGAGCAGGTACTGGGCGGCGTCGGCCTGCACCACCATCGCGGTGACGTGATGGGTCACGACGTCGTGCAACTCCCGTGCGATACGGGCCCGTTCCCGCGCCATGGCCGCCTCCACACCCAGCCGCCGCTGCTCGGTCTCGGCCGCCCGTCGCGCCCGTACGGCCCGGCCGGTGCCCCAGCAGCCGATCAGCACCAGGTAGATGAGGACGTAATCGGTCGTCCGCTGCGGGGAACCTCTTCCGTACAGCCCCAGCGCGAACATCACGTACAGTCCGGTCGCGACCGCCGCCACCGGACCGAGGCGGGCGCCGTCGGCACGGGTCCCGTGGGCACCGAAGCTGTAGAGAGCGATGTAGAGTCCCCAGCTCGCCAACGTCTGTGGACAGCCGAGCAGTTCGTGCACGGCGAACGCGCCCGCCACCAGGCCCAGGCAGATCCCCGGCCACCGCCGCCGCAGCACCAGTGGCAGCCACAGGGCGAGCGCGAGCAGGACTCCGGCCAGGTCGTAGGGGCGCTGCGGCAGATCACCGAACTCCGCGCCGATCCGTGCTGTCACGGGTGCGAACACCACCGGCGCGAGCAGCAACGTGCAGACCGCGTCCCGTTCCACCACGCTCAGCGCACTCCAGCGCGCCACACCCACCCGCGCCCTGCCCAGGAAGGGTGACGCCGTCGCCTCGAACACCCACAGAGCGTAGCCGCAGCGGGGACACCGAGAGGCCGGGTCCCCGACAAAGGTCGTGCGCGGGGGCGTCCGTCCGATCAGAGGTCTCGCCGTGGTGTCGAGGCCGGACCGTACCCGCCCGTCCTGTCCGCTGATGTCCAGCGGTCACGAAGCCGGCGTCGCTGTCGGACACGTCGGCGGCGCGGGCTCCTGCCTTCGGGGGCGGGCGCGATGCGGCGGGACCTCGCCGGACCGGGGCTGGGCGAGCCCGCCTCCGAACTGGTGCTGGTGCCCGTCCACCCACAGACCGGCGAGATGTGGCGGTCGAGCTGCGGGGCGGTGGCCGTGCCCCTCGAAGCGGCCCTGTGGGCCGAGTCGGCCTTCCCGCCCCATCGCACCCGGCTGCCGGCTGCCGGCGGCCTGCCGACGGGCGTGGAGCGCGACGATCCGCTGCCGCCCCACCCACCGACCCGGTTCCGGCCGTCCGGCAAAGCGTTCCGCCACACCCTGGCCCGGACGCCCGCCGTCCGGGAACCCTGGCTGCGGAAGATCCACGACCTCATGCGGTGACCCGACGCCGTGGCGGGCCGATGAGCCGCGGCACTACCGCCCTGGCCCCCGGCCCAGGTCGCCGGGCTAGACTCGCGGCGGTCGCGGGGAGGGACGGACACGTGAAGACGGCACC
This region includes:
- a CDS encoding sensor histidine kinase gives rise to the protein MFEATASPFLGRARVGVARWSALSVVERDAVCTLLLAPVVFAPVTARIGAEFGDLPQRPYDLAGVLLALALWLPLVLRRRWPGICLGLVAGAFAVHELLGCPQTLASWGLYIALYSFGAHGTRADGARLGPVAAVATGLYVMFALGLYGRGSPQRTTDYVLIYLVLIGCWGTGRAVRARRAAETEQRRLGVEAAMARERARIARELHDVVTHHVTAMVVQADAAQYLLADAPDRVAVGLEAISDSGRHALTDLQDLLGVLKASGGAPADGGATDGGATDGGATDGGATDGGATDGGSANGGAADGGPAGRRTPALGRLGDLVEQTRAAGQPVRLTESGERRPLATAVELAAYRVVQETLTNALKHAPGHRTDVQVRYGRAEIEVEVTTEGTPAAPAGPAASGSPRSGPLVRGGGHGLLGLRERVGVFGGELLSGTRPDGGFRVHARIPSKEPV